In one window of Photobacterium leiognathi DNA:
- a CDS encoding multifunctional CCA addition/repair protein — MQTYLVGGAVRDTLLGLTVTDKDWVVVGATPEIMLAEGFEQIGSDFPVFLHPKTKQEHALARTERKSGHGYTGFICYSAPDVTLEQDLLRRDLTINAIAQAPNGDLIDPFHGRQDITDKVLRHVSPAFAEDPLRVLRVARFAARFAHLGFTVAPETIALMQEMVVSGELASLTPERVWKEWEKSLSSDDPQMFLTVLRQCGALAIVMPEIDALFGVPQPEKWHPEIDCGIHTLLVAKKAAELSTDKTIRFAAQVHDLGKALSPKDDLPHHTMHCRDGIKPIKALCQRLRVPNEYRDLALLVCEQHTKIHHAEEMRADTFIKIFDQIDAWRKPERVAQLATCCRADARGRTQFEQTPYPQADIFQAVFAIAQQVDVKAIVAAGFKGAEIREQLATKRIEAVALHLKATRQSN, encoded by the coding sequence TTGCAAACATATCTTGTTGGTGGTGCCGTTCGTGACACCTTATTAGGCCTAACAGTAACAGATAAGGACTGGGTTGTAGTCGGCGCAACACCAGAAATTATGCTAGCGGAAGGCTTTGAGCAAATCGGCAGTGATTTCCCTGTATTTTTACATCCAAAAACCAAACAAGAGCATGCACTTGCTCGTACGGAACGAAAGTCTGGTCATGGCTATACGGGATTTATTTGTTATTCCGCTCCTGATGTGACACTTGAGCAAGATCTATTGCGTCGCGATCTTACCATTAATGCTATCGCACAAGCGCCTAATGGTGATCTCATCGATCCTTTCCATGGTCGGCAAGATATCACGGACAAAGTGCTACGCCATGTATCTCCAGCCTTTGCTGAAGATCCGCTTCGTGTATTACGCGTTGCCCGTTTTGCTGCGCGTTTTGCCCACCTAGGATTTACTGTCGCTCCTGAAACTATAGCACTTATGCAAGAAATGGTCGTTAGTGGAGAATTGGCAAGCCTAACTCCAGAGCGTGTCTGGAAAGAGTGGGAAAAATCATTATCAAGTGATGATCCACAAATGTTTCTGACCGTTCTTCGTCAGTGTGGCGCACTCGCGATTGTAATGCCTGAAATTGATGCGCTGTTTGGTGTCCCACAACCCGAAAAGTGGCACCCAGAAATCGACTGTGGCATTCATACCCTACTGGTTGCGAAAAAAGCCGCTGAGCTCAGTACAGATAAAACGATCCGATTTGCCGCACAAGTGCACGATCTTGGTAAAGCACTGTCGCCAAAAGACGATCTGCCACACCATACAATGCATTGTCGTGATGGTATCAAGCCAATCAAGGCGCTTTGCCAACGCTTACGTGTACCTAATGAATATCGCGATCTCGCGCTATTAGTATGTGAGCAACACACCAAGATCCACCATGCCGAAGAAATGCGTGCCGATACTTTTATTAAAATTTTTGATCAAATCGATGCATGGCGTAAACCTGAACGTGTTGCACAACTTGCAACGTGTTGTCGTGCTGATGCTCGCGGACGCACGCAATTTGAGCAAACACCATATCCACAGGCTGATATCTTCCAAGCTGTATTTGCTATCGCCCAACAAGTGGATGTAAAAGCAATTGTTGCAGCAGGTTTTAAAGGTGCGGAGATCAGAGAGCAATTAGCCACAAAACGTATAGAAGCAGTTGCTCTACATTTAAAAGCGACACGCCAAAGCAACTAA
- a CDS encoding undecaprenyl-diphosphate phosphatase, translating to MSHFEAFMLALIQGLTEFLPVSSSAHLILPSEILGWPDQGLAFDVAVHVGTLMAVILYFRKEVVALLSAWLNSIFKREHSAESKLAWMIVIATIPACIFGLVMKDFIEMYLRSAWVIACTTIIFGLLLWWVDKRAKQTDDEYKANWKSALFIGLAQAAAIIPGTSRSGATMTAALYLGFTREAAARFSFLMSIPIILLAGGYLGLKLVTGTDPIDFGNLSIGIAVSFISAYACIHVFLKLVTRLGMTPFVIYRLILGIGLFLFLMSK from the coding sequence ATGAGTCATTTTGAAGCATTCATGTTGGCACTTATTCAAGGGTTAACAGAATTCCTCCCTGTATCGAGCTCTGCTCATCTTATTTTACCTTCTGAGATCTTAGGTTGGCCGGATCAAGGTTTAGCGTTTGATGTGGCTGTTCACGTCGGTACTTTAATGGCGGTTATTCTTTATTTCCGCAAAGAAGTTGTGGCGTTACTCAGTGCATGGCTAAATTCCATTTTTAAGCGTGAGCACAGTGCTGAATCGAAATTAGCATGGATGATCGTAATAGCAACGATCCCAGCCTGTATTTTCGGTCTAGTGATGAAAGATTTTATCGAAATGTATTTGCGCTCAGCATGGGTGATTGCATGTACCACGATTATCTTCGGCTTGTTGCTATGGTGGGTTGATAAACGTGCCAAGCAAACCGATGATGAATATAAAGCTAATTGGAAAAGTGCGTTGTTTATTGGCTTAGCACAAGCGGCGGCGATCATTCCGGGGACGTCACGTTCAGGTGCAACCATGACGGCGGCGCTTTATCTTGGTTTTACTCGTGAAGCGGCTGCGCGTTTTTCATTTTTAATGTCGATCCCAATTATTCTGCTTGCTGGTGGTTACCTTGGTTTAAAGTTGGTGACAGGCACAGATCCAATTGATTTCGGTAATCTAAGCATTGGAATTGCTGTTTCGTTTATCAGTGCTTATGCGTGTATTCATGTATTCTTGAAGCTAGTAACACGTTTGGGTATGACACCATTTGTGATCTACCGTTTGATCTTAGGTATCGGATTGTTCTTATTCTTGATGTCTAAGTAA
- the folK gene encoding 2-amino-4-hydroxy-6-hydroxymethyldihydropteridine diphosphokinase: MITAYISIGTNIEREYHLKAGLDAVKKLASQWRMSRVFEAEPVGFSGDNFFNAVIEIQTLLPLTALQAQLKKIERQLGRPEHAVKNQSRTIDLDLLLYGDVVSTELPVLPRSDIYRFAFVLWPLSELSPELVIPKETQTLAQLWHNFSQQQELWPVEFVI; encoded by the coding sequence GTGATCACTGCGTATATCAGTATTGGAACGAATATTGAGCGTGAGTATCACTTAAAAGCTGGTTTAGATGCAGTAAAAAAACTGGCAAGTCAGTGGCGAATGTCACGGGTATTTGAAGCTGAACCTGTCGGATTTAGTGGCGATAACTTTTTTAATGCGGTAATTGAGATCCAAACCTTGTTGCCTCTTACTGCATTGCAAGCTCAGTTAAAAAAGATTGAACGTCAGCTAGGTCGCCCAGAGCATGCTGTAAAGAATCAAAGTCGTACTATCGATCTTGATTTGCTCTTATATGGTGATGTGGTAAGTACTGAATTACCAGTGTTACCACGCTCGGATATTTACCGTTTTGCTTTTGTGTTATGGCCGTTAAGTGAGTTGAGCCCTGAACTTGTGATCCCCAAAGAGACACAAACGCTAGCTCAACTTTGGCACAATTTTTCTCAACAGCAGGAGTTATGGCCTGTTGAGTTTGTCATTTAA
- the folB gene encoding dihydroneopterin aldolase, translating into MDTVFIEQLEVIATIGVYDWEQEIKQKLVLDLEMAHDNRPAANNDDVMLALDYSTVSTAVTNLIEQGRFLLVERVAEEVASLIMTDFNVPWVKVRVTKPGAVVNARGVGVQIERGSK; encoded by the coding sequence ATGGATACGGTATTTATCGAACAATTAGAAGTCATTGCCACTATTGGGGTGTATGACTGGGAGCAGGAAATTAAGCAAAAACTTGTGCTTGATTTGGAAATGGCACATGACAATCGTCCTGCCGCTAATAACGATGATGTGATGTTGGCGTTGGACTATTCAACGGTCAGTACCGCAGTCACAAACCTGATTGAACAAGGGCGTTTTTTATTGGTTGAGCGTGTAGCTGAAGAAGTGGCGAGCTTGATCATGACAGATTTCAATGTGCCATGGGTGAAAGTGCGAGTAACAAAACCTGGTGCTGTTGTGAATGCTCGTGGTGTGGGCGTGCAAATTGAGCGAGGCAGTAAGTGA
- the plsY gene encoding glycerol-3-phosphate 1-O-acyltransferase PlsY, whose amino-acid sequence MTPLALLMIIAAYLLGSISSAVLISRLYRLPDPRKSGSGNPGATNVLRLGGKSAAAMVLVADILKGMLPVWISYFLGINPFLLGIIGIAACLGHIYPLFFHFQGGKGVATALGALAPIGWDLSGMLIGTWIIALAVTGYSSAASLIAALSAPMLTWLVKPEYTMPVSMLSCLIIFRHHENIRRLLDGEETKIWDKFAKKNSNS is encoded by the coding sequence ATGACGCCATTAGCGCTACTGATGATCATTGCCGCCTACCTACTAGGCTCTATTTCTAGTGCCGTACTCATTTCACGGCTATATCGCCTTCCCGATCCTAGAAAAAGTGGCTCTGGTAACCCTGGTGCGACAAACGTCCTTCGATTAGGAGGGAAAAGTGCGGCTGCCATGGTATTAGTTGCGGATATTTTAAAAGGCATGCTACCAGTTTGGATCAGCTACTTTTTGGGTATAAATCCGTTCCTATTAGGGATCATTGGTATTGCAGCCTGTTTAGGCCACATCTATCCACTGTTTTTTCACTTCCAAGGCGGAAAAGGCGTAGCAACCGCGTTAGGCGCACTTGCTCCCATTGGCTGGGATTTGAGTGGTATGCTGATTGGTACGTGGATCATTGCCCTGGCTGTCACAGGCTATTCTTCGGCCGCTTCTTTAATTGCAGCATTATCAGCACCAATGCTGACATGGTTAGTCAAACCAGAATACACCATGCCCGTTTCCATGCTCTCGTGTTTGATAATTTTCCGTCATCACGAAAATATCCGTCGCTTACTCGATGGTGAAGAAACCAAGATTTGGGACAAATTCGCTAAGAAAAATTCAAATTCTTAA
- the tsaD gene encoding tRNA (adenosine(37)-N6)-threonylcarbamoyltransferase complex transferase subunit TsaD produces MRILGIETSCDETGVAIFDDEKGLLAHELYSQVKLHADYGGVVPELASRDHVKKTIPLIKAALASAGMTHEDLDGVAYTAGPGLVGALLVGATIGRSLAYAWDLPAVAVHHMEGHLLAPMLEDNAPEFPFVALLVSGGHTMMVEVKGIGEYQILGESIDDAAGEAFDKTAKMMGLDYPGGPLLSKMADKGTPGRFKFPRPMTDRPGLDFSFSGLKTFAANTIRDNDDDDQTRADIAFAFQEAVVDTLAIKCKRALKQTGLKRLVIAGGVSANKYLRQELESMMKNLKGEVFYPRTEFCTDNGAMIAYAGMQRLKNKETMDLGVKAYPRWPIDQLKPIAE; encoded by the coding sequence ATGCGTATACTGGGCATCGAGACTTCCTGTGATGAGACAGGCGTAGCTATTTTCGATGATGAAAAAGGTCTCTTGGCACATGAACTTTACAGCCAAGTAAAGTTGCATGCTGATTACGGTGGTGTGGTGCCTGAGTTGGCATCTCGTGACCACGTGAAGAAAACAATCCCATTGATCAAAGCTGCACTAGCATCGGCTGGTATGACACATGAAGATCTTGATGGTGTGGCTTACACCGCAGGCCCAGGTCTTGTGGGTGCATTATTAGTGGGTGCAACCATTGGTCGTAGCCTTGCGTATGCGTGGGATTTGCCTGCTGTTGCCGTTCACCATATGGAAGGTCACTTGTTAGCGCCAATGCTTGAAGATAACGCGCCTGAGTTTCCATTTGTCGCACTGCTAGTTTCTGGCGGTCATACCATGATGGTTGAAGTGAAAGGGATCGGTGAGTATCAAATCCTTGGCGAATCAATTGATGATGCGGCAGGTGAAGCTTTTGATAAGACGGCTAAGATGATGGGATTAGATTACCCTGGTGGTCCACTGCTGTCTAAAATGGCAGATAAGGGCACACCTGGTCGCTTTAAGTTCCCACGTCCAATGACAGATCGCCCAGGTCTTGATTTCAGTTTTTCAGGTTTGAAAACTTTTGCTGCCAATACGATTCGTGACAACGATGATGATGATCAAACTCGTGCTGACATTGCTTTTGCATTCCAAGAAGCGGTAGTTGATACACTTGCCATTAAATGTAAGCGTGCTCTAAAGCAAACAGGTTTGAAGCGCTTGGTTATTGCAGGCGGTGTAAGTGCTAATAAGTACTTGCGTCAAGAGCTTGAAAGCATGATGAAAAACCTAAAGGGGGAAGTTTTCTACCCTCGTACAGAATTTTGTACAGATAACGGTGCGATGATCGCTTATGCGGGGATGCAGCGTTTGAAAAATAAAGAAACGATGGATTTAGGTGTGAAAGCTTATCCTCGTTGGCCTATCGATCAGCTAAAACCGATTGCAGAATAA
- the rpsU gene encoding 30S ribosomal protein S21: protein MPVIKVRENEPFDVALRRFKRSCEKAGILSEVRRREHFEKPTTVRKRAKAAAVKRHLKKLARENARRVRLY from the coding sequence ATGCCAGTAATCAAAGTACGTGAAAACGAACCGTTTGACGTAGCACTACGTCGTTTCAAGCGCTCTTGCGAAAAAGCAGGTATCCTTTCTGAAGTTCGTCGTCGTGAGCACTTCGAAAAGCCAACTACTGTACGTAAGCGCGCTAAAGCAGCGGCAGTTAAGCGTCACCTGAAGAAATTGGCTCGCGAAAACGCGCGTCGCGTTCGTCTGTACTAA
- a CDS encoding GatB/YqeY domain-containing protein, translating into MTLIERLKDEQKAAMKAKDKPRLGAIRLALSAIKQREVDEKITLNDDDVLAVLTKMVKQRRDSVAQYEAAGRQDLADVEHAEISVLAEFMPQPLTEEEISALMDEAIAATGAASMQDMGKVMGVLKPQIQGRADMGIVSKLVKTKLG; encoded by the coding sequence ATGACTCTAATTGAACGTCTTAAAGACGAACAAAAAGCGGCGATGAAGGCGAAGGATAAACCTCGTCTTGGCGCTATCCGTTTAGCGCTTTCAGCAATTAAACAGCGTGAAGTTGACGAGAAGATCACTCTTAACGACGACGACGTGTTGGCTGTATTGACTAAAATGGTAAAGCAACGTCGTGACTCTGTAGCTCAATACGAAGCTGCAGGCCGTCAAGACTTAGCTGATGTTGAGCACGCTGAAATCAGTGTTCTAGCCGAGTTTATGCCTCAACCACTAACTGAAGAAGAAATTTCTGCGTTAATGGATGAAGCTATCGCTGCGACTGGTGCTGCTAGCATGCAAGACATGGGCAAAGTAATGGGCGTACTGAAACCGCAAATTCAGGGTCGTGCCGATATGGGGATTGTTAGCAAGTTAGTGAAAACTAAACTAGGTTAA
- the dnaG gene encoding DNA primase: protein MAGKIPRSFIDDLISRHDIVDVIDARVKLKKQGKNFGACCPFHNEKTPSFSVSQEKQFYHCFGCGVHGNVLDFVMEFDRLDFVDAIEELASQLGLEVPRENDGNNTHRGPKAADKRNYYELMGQVSQFYQSQLRTKEGEIAVDYLKGRGLSGEIVKKFSIGFIPDQWDMVRSRFGRDNESQKALVNTGMLIENDNGRRYDRFRGRVMFPIHDRRGRVIGFGGRVIGDGTPKYLNSPETDIFHKGRELYGLYEVLQTYREPEKIMVVEGYMDVVALAQFGVDYAVASLGTSTTSDHIQSLFRQTSTVVCCYDGDRAGRDAAWRAMEQALPYLTDGRQLKFMFLPDGEDPDSCIRAEGKDAFELRVDQAMPLSEFLFNSLMLQVDTTSREGKAKLSTLAVPLIDKVPGGTLRLYLRELLGKNLGLPDEAQLQQLISMHGKESKPVGQVQIKRTPMREVIALLIQHPNFVTQLEFDMSAFDNIELSGLNLLLSIVDKCRNNPNISTGQLLEHWRGTKNEAMMAKLAAWELPLSKDEDNSLDVFLDAMDKIIDQCVEQQIEQLQTKSRTIGLSVDEKQDLQLLLLNLASK from the coding sequence ATGGCAGGAAAAATCCCTCGCTCATTTATTGATGATCTCATTTCTCGACATGACATTGTCGATGTCATTGATGCGCGAGTGAAACTCAAAAAACAAGGTAAGAACTTCGGCGCTTGCTGCCCTTTCCATAATGAAAAAACACCGTCATTCTCAGTTAGCCAAGAAAAACAGTTTTATCACTGCTTTGGTTGTGGTGTGCACGGTAATGTACTTGATTTTGTGATGGAGTTTGATCGCCTTGATTTTGTTGATGCGATTGAAGAGCTTGCTTCACAGTTGGGCTTAGAAGTCCCACGTGAAAACGATGGTAATAATACTCATCGTGGTCCAAAAGCTGCTGATAAACGGAATTACTATGAATTAATGGGCCAAGTATCGCAATTCTATCAGTCACAGCTTCGCACTAAAGAAGGTGAGATTGCGGTCGATTACCTAAAAGGTCGTGGCTTATCAGGCGAAATTGTTAAGAAATTCTCTATTGGCTTTATTCCCGATCAATGGGATATGGTCCGCAGCCGATTTGGCAGAGATAATGAATCGCAAAAAGCACTTGTGAACACAGGTATGCTGATCGAAAACGACAATGGTCGTCGTTACGATCGCTTCCGTGGCCGAGTGATGTTTCCGATTCATGATCGTCGAGGCCGAGTCATTGGTTTTGGTGGGCGTGTCATCGGTGATGGCACCCCGAAATACCTCAACTCCCCCGAAACAGATATTTTCCATAAAGGCCGTGAGCTTTACGGCTTATATGAAGTCCTACAAACTTACCGTGAACCAGAAAAAATCATGGTGGTTGAAGGCTATATGGATGTAGTGGCTTTGGCGCAATTTGGTGTTGATTACGCTGTTGCCTCATTGGGCACATCGACAACAAGCGATCACATCCAAAGTTTGTTTCGTCAAACCAGCACCGTCGTGTGTTGTTACGACGGCGATAGAGCTGGACGAGATGCTGCATGGCGCGCAATGGAACAAGCACTGCCCTACTTAACAGATGGTCGTCAGCTAAAATTTATGTTTCTGCCTGATGGCGAAGATCCTGATTCTTGTATTCGCGCAGAAGGCAAAGACGCCTTTGAGCTTCGCGTTGACCAAGCAATGCCGTTATCAGAGTTTCTGTTTAATAGCCTCATGCTACAAGTTGACACCACGAGTCGTGAAGGCAAGGCTAAACTCAGTACACTAGCCGTACCTCTGATAGATAAAGTCCCGGGCGGTACGCTAAGGCTATACTTACGTGAACTGCTTGGCAAAAATTTAGGCTTACCTGACGAAGCTCAGCTACAACAACTAATATCAATGCATGGCAAAGAATCTAAGCCTGTAGGCCAAGTGCAAATTAAACGTACGCCTATGCGTGAAGTCATTGCCTTGCTGATCCAACATCCAAACTTTGTCACTCAACTCGAATTTGATATGAGTGCATTTGATAATATTGAATTATCAGGCTTAAATTTATTGCTATCGATAGTTGATAAATGCCGAAATAACCCCAATATCAGCACTGGACAGCTTTTAGAGCACTGGCGCGGCACCAAAAACGAAGCCATGATGGCAAAACTCGCTGCGTGGGAGTTACCGTTGTCGAAAGATGAAGACAACAGCTTAGATGTATTTTTAGACGCAATGGACAAAATTATTGATCAGTGCGTCGAACAACAAATTGAACAGTTGCAGACTAAATCAAGAACAATCGGCTTATCAGTCGATGAAAAGCAGGATTTACAGCTTTTATTGCTGAACCTGGCTAGTAAGTAG
- the rpoD gene encoding RNA polymerase sigma factor RpoD — MEQNPQSQLKLLVAKGKEQGYLTYAEVNDHLPEDIVDSDQVEDIIQMINDMGIKVVETAPDADELMMTEDNADEDAIEAAAQALSSVESEIGRTTDPVRMYMREMGTVELLTREGEIDIAKRIEDGINQVQCSVAEYPSAIAHLLEQFDKVEADELRITDIISGFVDPNEEATAAPTATHIGSELSETDLEDEDKDLEDDDDEDADSENEDDGSIDPELAREKFLELRNAYDKMALAIDTNGRQDKQTEIAVEELSEVFKQFRLIPKQFDRLVSSLRDAMDKVRTNERLIMRMCVDNSKMPKKTFVTLFAGNEANQDWIDEALNSGKPYAERLKTYEEDLRRSAIKLRMLEEETGLSIERIKDISRRMSIGEAKARRAKKEMVEANLRLVISIAKKYTNRGLQFLDLIQEGNIGLMKAVDKFEYRRGYKFSTYATWWIRQAITRSIADQARTIRIPVHMIETINKLNRISRQMLQEMGREPLPEELAERMQMPEDKIRKVLKIAKEPISMETPIGDDEDSHLGDFIEDTTLQLPMDAATATNLRAATNDVLAGLTPREAKVLRMRFGIDMNTDHTLEEVGKQFDVTRERIRQIEAKALRKLRHPSRSDVLRSFLDE, encoded by the coding sequence ATGGAGCAAAATCCGCAGTCACAGCTAAAGTTACTTGTTGCGAAAGGCAAGGAACAAGGCTATCTGACCTACGCCGAAGTAAATGACCACCTACCAGAAGACATTGTAGATTCTGATCAGGTTGAAGACATTATTCAAATGATTAATGACATGGGTATCAAGGTAGTTGAAACAGCACCTGATGCCGATGAACTCATGATGACTGAAGATAATGCCGACGAAGACGCCATTGAAGCTGCGGCGCAAGCATTATCAAGCGTAGAAAGCGAGATCGGCCGCACGACAGACCCAGTACGTATGTACATGCGTGAAATGGGTACGGTTGAACTACTTACTCGCGAAGGCGAAATTGATATCGCAAAACGCATTGAAGATGGTATCAACCAAGTTCAATGTTCAGTCGCTGAATACCCTTCTGCGATCGCTCACCTACTTGAGCAGTTCGACAAAGTAGAAGCTGATGAGCTTCGTATCACTGATATTATTTCAGGCTTTGTTGATCCAAACGAAGAAGCAACAGCAGCACCAACAGCAACACACATTGGTTCAGAGCTAAGCGAAACTGATCTTGAAGACGAAGATAAAGATCTTGAAGATGACGACGATGAAGACGCAGATTCAGAAAATGAAGATGACGGCAGCATCGATCCGGAGCTTGCGCGTGAAAAGTTCTTAGAGCTTCGTAACGCTTACGACAAAATGGCGCTAGCTATTGATACTAATGGTCGCCAAGACAAGCAAACTGAAATTGCTGTTGAAGAGCTATCAGAAGTATTCAAACAGTTCCGTCTAATCCCTAAACAGTTTGATCGCTTAGTTAGCTCACTACGTGACGCGATGGATAAAGTTCGCACTAACGAACGTCTTATCATGCGCATGTGTGTAGATAACAGCAAAATGCCTAAAAAGACCTTCGTTACACTATTTGCAGGTAACGAAGCGAACCAAGATTGGATTGATGAAGCACTAAATTCTGGCAAACCATATGCAGAGCGCCTAAAAACGTACGAAGAAGACCTTCGTCGTTCAGCAATTAAACTGCGCATGCTAGAAGAAGAAACAGGTCTTTCAATCGAGCGTATTAAAGACATCAGCCGTCGCATGTCTATCGGTGAAGCAAAAGCACGCCGTGCGAAGAAAGAGATGGTTGAAGCAAACTTACGTCTGGTTATTTCTATCGCTAAGAAATACACCAACCGTGGTCTACAGTTCTTGGATCTAATCCAAGAAGGTAACATTGGTTTGATGAAGGCGGTTGATAAGTTTGAATACCGTCGTGGTTACAAGTTCTCAACTTACGCTACATGGTGGATCCGTCAGGCGATCACTCGTTCAATCGCCGATCAGGCACGTACAATTCGTATCCCTGTTCACATGATTGAAACGATCAACAAACTGAACCGTATCTCTCGTCAGATGCTTCAGGAAATGGGTCGTGAGCCGTTACCGGAAGAATTAGCTGAACGCATGCAAATGCCGGAAGACAAGATCCGTAAAGTATTGAAGATTGCTAAAGAGCCAATCTCAATGGAAACACCAATTGGTGATGATGAAGATTCACATCTAGGTGACTTCATTGAAGATACAACACTTCAATTACCAATGGATGCGGCAACAGCAACTAACCTACGTGCAGCAACAAACGATGTACTTGCAGGCTTAACACCACGTGAAGCGAAAGTTCTACGTATGCGTTTCGGTATTGATATGAATACTGACCACACGTTAGAAGAAGTAGGTAAACAGTTTGATGTAACGCGTGAGCGTATTCGTCAGATCGAAGCAAAAGCGTTACGTAAGCTTCGCCACCCAAGTCGTTCAGATGTACTACGTAGTTTCCTAGACGAGTAA
- the pykF gene encoding pyruvate kinase PykF translates to MKKTKIVCTIGPKTESVEMLTKLANAGMNVMRLNFSHGDFEEHGQRIRNLREVMANTGKELAILLDTKGPEIRTIKLEGGQDFSLVAGQEFTFTTDTSVVGNQNRVAVTYPGFAKDLTKGNTILVDDGLIEMEVLETTDTEVKCKVLNNGDLGENKGVNLPGVSVKLPALAEKDKADLKFGCEQGVDFVAASFIRKAEDVQEIRALLAANGGENIQIISKIENQEGVDNFDAILEASDGIMVARGDLGVEIPVEEVIFAQKMMIEKCNRARKVVITATQMLDSMIKNPRPTRAEAGDVANAIMDGTDAVMLSGESAKGKYPIEAVTIMAQICARTDDVVKPELGSRLDSPRLRITEAVCKGAVDTAEKLNAPLIIVATEAGKSARSVRKYFPTARILAVTTNTKTAAQLCLSKGVTPVVVDSIESTDAFYLRGKELALETGLGAKGDIVVMVSGALVASGTTNTASVHVL, encoded by the coding sequence ATGAAAAAGACCAAGATCGTATGTACGATTGGACCTAAAACTGAATCTGTAGAAATGCTTACTAAACTAGCTAACGCTGGTATGAACGTAATGCGTCTAAACTTCTCACACGGTGACTTCGAAGAGCACGGTCAGCGTATCCGCAACCTTCGCGAAGTAATGGCTAATACAGGCAAAGAGCTAGCAATCCTGTTAGATACTAAAGGCCCTGAAATCCGTACAATCAAACTAGAAGGCGGTCAAGACTTCTCTCTAGTAGCTGGTCAAGAGTTCACTTTCACAACTGACACTTCAGTTGTTGGTAACCAAAACCGCGTTGCTGTAACTTACCCTGGTTTCGCTAAAGACCTAACTAAAGGTAACACTATCCTAGTAGACGACGGTCTAATCGAAATGGAAGTGCTTGAAACGACTGACACTGAAGTTAAGTGTAAAGTACTTAACAACGGTGACCTAGGTGAAAACAAAGGTGTTAACCTACCAGGTGTTTCTGTAAAACTTCCTGCACTTGCTGAAAAAGATAAAGCTGATCTTAAGTTCGGTTGTGAGCAAGGCGTTGATTTCGTTGCTGCATCTTTCATCCGTAAAGCAGAAGACGTACAAGAAATCCGTGCTCTTCTAGCAGCTAACGGCGGCGAAAACATCCAAATCATCTCTAAGATCGAGAACCAAGAAGGTGTTGATAACTTCGACGCTATCCTTGAAGCTTCTGACGGTATCATGGTTGCTCGTGGTGACCTTGGTGTTGAGATCCCAGTTGAAGAAGTTATCTTCGCTCAGAAGATGATGATCGAGAAATGTAACCGTGCACGTAAAGTTGTAATCACTGCAACTCAAATGCTTGACTCTATGATCAAGAACCCACGTCCAACTCGCGCAGAAGCGGGCGACGTTGCTAACGCAATCATGGATGGTACTGACGCAGTTATGCTTTCTGGTGAATCAGCGAAGGGTAAATACCCAATCGAAGCTGTAACTATCATGGCTCAAATCTGTGCACGTACCGATGACGTTGTTAAGCCTGAGCTAGGTTCTCGCCTAGACAGCCCACGTCTACGTATTACAGAAGCAGTATGTAAAGGTGCAGTAGACACAGCTGAGAAGCTAAATGCTCCACTGATCATCGTTGCTACTGAAGCTGGTAAGTCTGCACGTTCTGTACGTAAATACTTCCCAACTGCACGCATCCTTGCTGTAACAACAAACACGAAGACAGCAGCTCAGCTATGTCTATCTAAAGGTGTTACACCTGTTGTTGTTGATTCAATCGAAAGCACTGACGCATTCTACCTACGTGGTAAAGAGCTAGCGCTTGAGACTGGTCTTGGTGCTAAAGGCGATATCGTTGTTATGGTTTCTGGTGCACTTGTTGCTTCTGGTACTACTAACACTGCATCTGTACACGTACTATAA